In Levilactobacillus brevis, the genomic window GTTCCCATCCGTCCGGTTTTCCACAACAACCAGTGGCATATGAGCTGAGGTAATCCCGCCCATCGGCCCAACTGCATCCACGTGGTGACAAGGAATGAGGGTCACTTCGCCACTCTCCATGAGCTTACGCGCGTCAACTTCATTATCTGCCCAACCTTCAAACATCGCAGCACCGATGCAGGCACCCTGGACGGGGTCAATCATCTTATCATAGGTGATTGGTGGACCGGCATGTAGCAACACTTTGCCATGTTTAAATTCGTCAATAACGTCCATTGCAGGGACAACATCCAATAGGAATGGTGAACCGGCAATAATTTTGGAGACTACCGCCTGATTGGCTTCGTCAATACTTTTATAAACCATTCATTACACCCCTACTTTCAAGTCAACTTTACTGAGGAACAAGAGAGCCTTTTGCAGCTCAACGTTCCCACCGGCGATTGGCTTCCAATCAAATTGGACAGCACTCCCGCCACTTTCGTTAATCGCATCCGCAAAGCTTTCCAGCCCAATGTTTAAGAAACGAGTGGCCGTCAGCATTTCCTTCAACCTATCAGAAACAGCTGGCATCTTCACATTCGATGGCTGTTCTGGGAGGATTGGTAATGGTTTCTCCTCTACTGGATGGCCCACAATAGCTAACGCTGTTTTAACCGCCTGGGCGTTATTCTCACAAAGAATTACACCGGCAGATTCCAACGTCTTTTGTTGTTGACTGTAGTCTTGAGGGTCCATATCCGTACCAACAATGGTGGCAATAACTGGTAATTCACGACCTTCAGCCTTGGCATCCGCCTTGACCTTAATGATCGTATCCTTCAAGTCGCCAGCCATATCGTCGGTCGTCCCGTACCCCAGCACGATATCCAATAGAATTGCGGCAGTCTCCGGATCTTGTCCAGCCGAAACCATCATTTCTTTCCGCTTCGTGGCATCAATCATTGGGTGTGGCCGACCTTGCGTGAAGACATCATCCCCAAGGTCCAAGACCTCGTAACCATCCTTTTTCAAGATGGATCCATCCACACCATTTTCGGCGTGAAGGCCCAGCGTATTGTTCATTAAGGTTGCGGCTTCATAAGCCAAAGTTCCACCGGAGTAGTACCCCTTAATGTACTTTTGTTGCGGTTGTAACTTCACGTCTGGCACCTTGACAGCAACATCTTCGTTACCAGTTGGCTCTTGCCCGTGGAGCAAGCCCACCGCAATTTTAGCCGTTTCTTCCAGCGTGTAAGCTCTGTAAAGTCCCTTTTCATGGGCTTCTGGCTTTTCACCTAAGAAGATTGCTACGACAGGCTTCTTGGCTGCCCGTAACAAGTCAACGGCATCGTCGCGGACCTCCTTTGCAGGCGGCTTAGAAATGGCGACAATCACCTTAACGTCTGGATCTTGGTCCAGCAAGGCAATACTGTCTTTAAACGTAATCCCTTGAACCTGAGCCTTTAAATCACGGCCACCAGTTCCGATCGCGTTCGTCACACCTTCACCCATCTTATGGATGATTGCCGTGACTTCCTGAATTCCAGTTCCAGAGGCACCAACAATTCCAATGCTTCCTTTGCGAACCCGGTTAGCGAAGGCTAAAGGTAACCCATTGGCAATCCCAGTCCCACAGTCGGGACCCATCAACAGTAAGCCCTTTTCGTGGGCCATCTGCTTCAACCGTGCTTCGTCTTCAATCGTCACGTTGTCACTGAAACAAAAGACGTTTTTACCGGCGTCCAAAGCCTTCTCAACTTCGCTCGCGGCGTAGACACCGGGAACAGAAATCAAGGCAACGGGGGCATCCTTAGCAACTTCTAAGGCCTTATCCCAAGTCTTAACCCGTTCTTCACCGCTGGTTTCATCGTCATTTCCACTGGATTGTTCGTCCAGATAAGTCTTGGCTTTCTTGACCACATCGTCGATCAATTCCTCATTGTCGACATCGAGGACAATAACCATGTCGTTGGGCGTTGCGGCTTCCAATTCGTCAGTCGCCAGACCACCCGTCTTGAAGATATCCTTGTTAGCAGGGGTTCCCATCATGACTTGTACATTGTTGACGCCATCCAACGTTTCCAGATAGTTCGTCAACAGCATGAGCACGATGGAGTCCTGATAACTATTCTTTTCAATCACTGTGTGCAGCATATAGTTATCAACTCTCTTTCGTTTAGATTTATTCGGCGAAGGCACCTTGCCCATTGTACTTATCAAAGTGAACCGTATCGCTCTTCAAGTAATCGTAAATTTCAGTTGCCACTTCGATACCATCCTTCATCGCTTTCTTCCGACGAATTTGGCTACGTTCACCTGGCAGGTAAACTTGATCGAAGCCCTTAGCTGGTTTCATTTCATGCAGTTCTTCCGTCATCTGTTGCACTTGCTTAGCAAAGGCATCAGGATCCGTGAACTTCTTCGGATCAATCAGAATGTAGAATTGACCTAAATTCCGCTTTTCAGTCAAGTCGGCATACATCGAAGAAACGTGCTTCCCGAATGGCAGGCCCAGCAAGGAACCAGCAACCACATCAACCAACATCATTAAGCCGTACCCTTTAGGACCAGCAATTGGAAGTAAGCCCCGAACGTCGTGTGGATTCGTGGTTGGGTCCCCGTTGCCATCAACCGCCCAGGTATCTGGAATGGACCGGTTCTTGGACCGGGCATCCAAGACTTTCCCCCAGGCTTGAACCGTCGTCGCCATATCGAAGACGAGTGGTTCCCCACTGGAACGTGGTGCGGAAAAGGCAATTGGGTTAGTCCCAAAGTAGTTTTCACTACCACCATATGGCACCACCATTGGGTCGGATTGGCACATTGCAATAGCAACTAAGCCTTCTTCTGCAGCCCGCTTAACGTAGTAAGAAAGCATCCCACTGTGGCCGGTCTTTTCGACACCAACAACAGCTGTCCCGGTATCTTTAGCCATGCCAATTGCGTAAGTCAAGGCCTCGTTGCAGACGTATTGACCCATCCCGTTGTCGCAGTGAACGACCCCGGTAGACGTCCCCGTCTTTTCAAATTGGATGTTTGGGTTGAGGTTAACGCCCCCCTTGGCAATCCGTTCGGCATAGTAAGCCACCCGTACGGTCCCATGGGAGTGAATCCCACAGGCATCGGCGTAGGTCAGATGCCGTGCTGTTTCCTCAGCTGGTTCTTTAGGTAACCCGGCGGCGATAAACTTGTTCATCATCAAATCTTGTAATTCTTGCGCTTCAACTAGCGTAATTCCTGAATCTGACATATGTTGTCCCTCCGTGTCTAGTGTGTGTGGTGTCGTGTGTTAGATTTCTGGGTCGCGGTTGGCGTCCTTGGAGTATACGTAAGCTAATGGTTCGCCACGGCCAACGGCATAAGCAGCTTGTGGTGAGTAGGAACCCATGTAGAGGTAATCACCCTTTTCAACGGGGTACCAACCATTGTCCAGGTTGTACATCCCAGAACCACTGATTAAGTATGCCCCGTGTTCTTGGTAATGCGTTTCAATGTAAGCATGGCTGGCACCTGGTTCGAAGGCCAAGATGTGCATGTTCATGTCGAAGCCCAAGTCATCGGTTGGCAAGAAGTCCCACAGATGTACATCAGTCATGCCTTCGTAGTCTTGTGGTGCCCGGTCATGCGTGTTGCCAACGATCTTGTAAGCCTTGTGACCAGCGATTGGTTGGTAACGCTTCTTGTAAAGGAAGACTTCAGTTAGTTCGTCTTGGGCATTTTCCATGGTCATGATGACACTTTCTGGGAAGTAAGCGTAGCCACCATCGGTCAAGATATTTTCTTCCTTGCCATCGGAAACTTTTAACTTACCTGAAACGACGTAAGCAACCGTTTCGATTCCTTCGCCACCAAAACCAGTGTGCTTACCACCCTTTTGAAAACTAGCAATGTAGTCAACGAAGTGGGCACCTAAACGCGGAGTCCCCATGATGGAAACGTCTACATTTTCAAACCCGGGAACATTGTTCTTAACTAAGCCATCGTTAGGAATCAAGGCAAAGTTGCCAGCCTTAACGACGGAACGTGAACCTAACAATTGCTTTTGGTAACCGGTACGATTATTTTTGTAACTCATGATCAAGTCTCCCAACTTTTTGATTAATTTTGTGTGGTCTTGCTAAGTAGAATATTATTTGTAAGCCAATTGATAAAGCGTATCTGCCATCAACTTCACGCCTTCAACTAAGTCTTCAAACTTAGTATTTTCGGCTGGGTTGTGACTCACCCCATTGATGCTTGGGACGAAGATCATCGCCGTTGGATAAACGGGCGCAATAATCTGAGAATCATGGCCGGCACCACTATGCATGACGCGGTACTTGTAGTTTCCAGCCTTGGCTTGCCCCTCGATAGTATCCACAATCTTTTGGCTCATAGGTACTGGCTTTTCATCCATCCAGAGGTCAATGTTGATGTCTAAGCCCA contains:
- the fdrA gene encoding acyl-CoA synthetase FdrA yields the protein MLHTVIEKNSYQDSIVLMLLTNYLETLDGVNNVQVMMGTPANKDIFKTGGLATDELEAATPNDMVIVLDVDNEELIDDVVKKAKTYLDEQSSGNDDETSGEERVKTWDKALEVAKDAPVALISVPGVYAASEVEKALDAGKNVFCFSDNVTIEDEARLKQMAHEKGLLLMGPDCGTGIANGLPLAFANRVRKGSIGIVGASGTGIQEVTAIIHKMGEGVTNAIGTGGRDLKAQVQGITFKDSIALLDQDPDVKVIVAISKPPAKEVRDDAVDLLRAAKKPVVAIFLGEKPEAHEKGLYRAYTLEETAKIAVGLLHGQEPTGNEDVAVKVPDVKLQPQQKYIKGYYSGGTLAYEAATLMNNTLGLHAENGVDGSILKKDGYEVLDLGDDVFTQGRPHPMIDATKRKEMMVSAGQDPETAAILLDIVLGYGTTDDMAGDLKDTIIKVKADAKAEGRELPVIATIVGTDMDPQDYSQQQKTLESAGVILCENNAQAVKTALAIVGHPVEEKPLPILPEQPSNVKMPAVSDRLKEMLTATRFLNIGLESFADAINESGGSAVQFDWKPIAGGNVELQKALLFLSKVDLKVGV
- the allD gene encoding ureidoglycolate dehydrogenase, encoding MSDSGITLVEAQELQDLMMNKFIAAGLPKEPAEETARHLTYADACGIHSHGTVRVAYYAERIAKGGVNLNPNIQFEKTGTSTGVVHCDNGMGQYVCNEALTYAIGMAKDTGTAVVGVEKTGHSGMLSYYVKRAAEEGLVAIAMCQSDPMVVPYGGSENYFGTNPIAFSAPRSSGEPLVFDMATTVQAWGKVLDARSKNRSIPDTWAVDGNGDPTTNPHDVRGLLPIAGPKGYGLMMLVDVVAGSLLGLPFGKHVSSMYADLTEKRNLGQFYILIDPKKFTDPDAFAKQVQQMTEELHEMKPAKGFDQVYLPGERSQIRRKKAMKDGIEVATEIYDYLKSDTVHFDKYNGQGAFAE
- a CDS encoding (S)-ureidoglycine aminohydrolase; protein product: MSYKNNRTGYQKQLLGSRSVVKAGNFALIPNDGLVKNNVPGFENVDVSIMGTPRLGAHFVDYIASFQKGGKHTGFGGEGIETVAYVVSGKLKVSDGKEENILTDGGYAYFPESVIMTMENAQDELTEVFLYKKRYQPIAGHKAYKIVGNTHDRAPQDYEGMTDVHLWDFLPTDDLGFDMNMHILAFEPGASHAYIETHYQEHGAYLISGSGMYNLDNGWYPVEKGDYLYMGSYSPQAAYAVGRGEPLAYVYSKDANRDPEI